In Meiothermus sp. CFH 77666, the sequence GCCTTGGCACTCTGGACCACAGCAAAGCCAATCTTTCTGAAGCCAGCGGGTTGTCATTTGGGCGAGATTTTCTCAGCCATGTCTACCTCAAAGGATTCTAAGTGCAGACACACCTCGATACCCCATACACCACAACCTCGAGTCTTCCCCAAAAAATCGCCAGGCAGACAACCGCCAAGGCGCAAGCACTAATCTGGACTAAACACTTATACTCTATAAATCATATCGGGCTTTCCAGGGAGCCCTTTTCTACCCTGTACGCTAAACTCTTGTTTGGGAGTTGGGTTATTTGAAGCTTTGGAAGACAAGCTACCGTTACTTCGTGAACGCTCCGACGGGCGGTAAATTATGAGCGATACCGTTATCCGTCGGGCTTTGCTGTTCAGCTTATTGCTGCTGGGAATCTTGCTGGTCACCGTGACCCGGCAATCGGCCCCTACCTTGCCGGGCGAGTTTGCCGCCCGCACCGCCCCTTTGTTTGGCTTCTCCTTTCGCCTGGGTCAGAATGCCAGGGCCAGCCTGGCCGCTATATTTGACCGCCGCGACCTGCGGGCCGAGCAACGCCGGATGCAAGCCGAGCTGCAACAACTCCGGCAAGAAAACCAGCGCCTGACGCTGGAAAACCGCAAGCTTCAGGCCACCTTGCGCGTACAGGCTGTTCAGGGTTTGGGGGTGGCGGCGGTTGCGCCTGTGATTGACGACGATGCTTCAGGGCTTTATCGAAGGCTTTTTTTAGGGGCTGGTTCGGCCCAGGGTTTGCGGGTCGGAATGCCGGTCACAACTGCCAGTGGACTGGTAGGGGTCATCACCGAGGTCACGCCAAACAATGCCGTGGTTCGCACAGTGCTCGACCCCGAATCGCGGGTGGGGGTACGGCTTGCAGGCGCCCCAGGGCGCGGTATTGCTTATGGCGCCCCCCCTCGCATGTTGCGGGTTGAGATTGCTCCAGAGGCCAGCGTCAAACCTGGTGACAAAGTGGTGACCGGCGCTTTGCTGGGCCTCTATCCTGCAGGCATCTCGGTTGGAACGGTGGAGCAGGTCTTGCCCACCTCGCCCGGAGCGCTCAAAAAGGTTTTGCTTGTGCGGCCTGCAGTACAGCTCTCGCTCCTGGAGGAGGTACAGGTACTCAAGCCCTTATGAATACACGCAAGTTCATCCCCTCGAGGGCGCTCCTGAGCGGTGTCAATCCGGTTCGTTCAGCCCGTCATCAGGCATGGCTGCGGATTGAACCGTTGCAAAAACGCCTGGCTCTGCTTCCGCCCGGTCTCACAACCCCCGTGCTACCTGAACCCTCTTTTTGTTCCCTATGCGAATCCTTTTGATTGTTGTATTGGCTTTTGTACTCCAGGGCTTTGTTTCTGGACTGCTTGGAGACAGTTTTGCGCCCCCGGATCTGATTTATCTGGCGGCTTTGTTGCTGGTTGCCTCGGTGTCGCCTTTTGTCGGTCTGCCGCTGGCCTTTATCCTGGGGTTGCTGCAAGACCTGCTCTCGGCAGGGTATCCGGGGCTGCATGCGGTGGGGCTCTTACTTGCCGCCTATGCCTACTACCGCCTTTCACGGCTGGTACACTGGGACGAGTTAGCCGGTCAGGCCGTCATTTTGGGGGGGAGCTTCGTGGCCAAATGGCTCGGAATTCTGCTGGTGGCATTTTGGCTGCGGCTCGGCGCATTCAACCCTCTCACGCTCTGGTCGGTTATCGTACCGGAGATGCTGCTGACCCTTCTTTTAGCGCCATTTGCCATTCAACTCTCCCGGCAACTTTTTGCAGTTCGCAGCAAATAGAGGTAGCGCGTGAACAGCCGTGTCTGGATTTTGCTGGGGCTTTTTTACCTCCTGTTGCTGCTGTTTGTAGGGCGGCTATGGCAGTTACAGGTGCTTCAGTACGAGCAGTATGCCACCCGCAGCCAGGGCAACTACCTTCGCACCGAAACCTCGCTAGCCCCCAGGGGGCGCATTCTGGACCGCAACGGGCAGGTAATCGCTACCAACCGACTGGCGGTGGATTTGATTTACCTGGGTGGGGAAGTACATTTCAAGGAGCGCATTCTGGCTCTGGCCGGGCTCAAGGAACTGCCCAGGGTAGAGCGGGAGCCGGTAGAGCTGATGGTGAACATTCCGGAGGCGCTCGTGCCCACCCTGGCCGAGCTGACCGCCGGGGAGCCCAATCTGAAGCTCCTGGAGCGTATCGAGCGGGTTTACCCCAATCCCATTGCCGGGCCGGTGATTGGGTACACCGCCCTGCCCAGCCAGGAACAGCTCAAGGAAGGCTACGACCCCGAGGAGCTGGTAGGAGCAGCGGGCCTCGAGGCCGCCCTGGAAGCCCAGCTCAAGGGCATCAAAGGGGTGGTGCTGGCCGAGGTGAATGCCCGGGGGCAGCGGGTGCGTTTTGAAGAACTCAAAGAACCCCAGGCCGGCACCGATGTGTACCTGACCCTCGACCTGAATCTCCAACGGGCTGCCGAGCAGGCGCTACGGGAGGGGGTGGAGGACATCAACCGCATCCGCCTTCGCTATGGGCTTCCACTGGCCCGGCAGGCCAAAGGGGCCATCGTGGCCCTCGACCCGCGCAACGGCGAGGTGCTGGCCATGGCCACCGCCCCCGCCTTCGACCCCAACCTATTTGGCCGCAGACCTCGCCCCAACGACAAAATCCGTGAGCTGTTTGCCGACAAAGACCGACCCACCCTGAACCGGGCGGTGAATGCCTATCCCCCGGGCTCCACCTACAAGCTGGCCACCTCGAGCCTGGCTCTGGAAAGCGGCTACGTGAGCCCCGGCACGGCCTACCGCTGCAGCCCGTATATCGTGTTTGGCGGCATCCGGCGCAACTGGGCGCGGGTGGATATGGGCATGATGACCGTGAAGGAAGCCATTGCCCAGAGCTGCAACACCTGGTACTACCAGGTGGCCATGCTCGACCCCATCGGCATGGTGAACAAGCTCCACAAGCGGGCACTGGAGTTGGGGGTGGGCCGCCCGACCGGGCTCGAGATCGGCGAACAGACCGGCATTGTGCCCACCCTGCAATGGAAGCGGCAGAACATCCCCAAAGACCCCCGCTGGTGGCCCGGCGAAACCCTCTCGATTGCCATCGGGCAGGGCTACAACAAAGCCACCCCTGTCCAGATTGCCCGCATGCTGGCTACCATCGCCCAGAGCGGCAACCAACCCGAGCTGCACCTGGTGTTACGCATTGGCAACCAGGCCATCCAGAGGCCCAATACCCAGGTACCGGGCAAATACTGGAAGGAACTGCAAGACGGGCTGCGCAAGACCGTTACCTGGGGCACTGCCAAGCACGTGCTGGGCAACTTTCCTGTATCTACTGCTGGCAAGACCGGCACCGCCCAGAACGAAACCCTGACCCCCGGCCTCGAGCACGCCTGGTACATGGGCTACGGCCCGGTAGACCCTGCCGACCCTCGCCCCCCTTTGGTGGTGGTGGCCTTCTTCGAAAACGGCGGTGAGGGCAGTGGGGTGGCCCTGCCCGCCGTGCGCAAGGTCATGGCGGCGTACTGGAAAGTGGGGCAGGATTTCGCGGCCCGCTAGGGTTTGCCAGGCCCAGCCGGGCCAGAATCAGGGCGGTCACCCGCTCACCCCCCATCGCAACCGCCGGCACCGACTGCCCGGGAAAAATGGTCTCTCCTACCCGCCACAGGTTGGGAAAGGGGGTTCGGGGGCTGGGGGTGCGGAAAGGGTGTTTTTGCGGATACCCCCCCACCCAGCCATCCTGTCGGCGGGTGTAAAAGTGGTAGGTACGGGGGGTTCCGCCCAGCACAAGCAATGCCGACTCCCGGATACCCGGAATCTGCCGTTCTACCTGTCGGAGAACCCGTTCCTGCCAGGCTTGTTTCTGGGCCTGATAGCCTTCTTTGGATAAGCCCCGCCACTCGGCCAACCGGGTATGCACCGAGGCCGACAAGACCCGCCAGCCCGCCGGGCCCCGCAAGGGGTCGCCGGCATCCGCCAGGCTTACAAAAGTCCAGTCGCCCTCCCCCGCCCACTGCCGGTAAGGGGCCCCCGGGGGAACCATGCCCTCGGGCACCACGGCGTGCAGCATGAAAGCCCCCCAGCCGTCTGCGGGCGGCGGCGGCTGGGGGCCATCCGGTATGAGCGCCGCCAGGTCGCCGAGGGTCAGGTTGGCGATAAAAACGTCGGCCTCGAGCACCTCGCGTTCACCCCGCCGACGACCCCCCAGTGCGACCTCCACGGCCTCCACCCGCCCGTTGCGAACCCGTAGCCGTTCGACCCGGTGCCGGTACAGCACCCGGCCCCCGTGCATCCGGACGGCTTCCGCCAGGGTTTCGGCGATGGCCCCCATCCCCCCCTGAGGCAGGGCAGGGCTGCGGTGGGGTAGGTCGAGCGCGGCTGCGCCAAAGAGCGCATAGGTGCCCCTGGCATCGGTCTGGGAGGCAATCAGCAGCTGGGCATCCAGAAAGCGCCTGAAGATGGGGTCGGCAGGCGCATGGGCCACCGTGGGCCGCAGCAAATCGGCCAGAAGGCCCCCCAGGTCGGCCAGGTTTTCCAGCGCCCAGGGCAGTCCCTTCCGCACAAGCTGCCGCAGTTCCTGGGCATCGGCGGGTGGGAAGGGCAGGCCCTGGGCCAGTTTCCACAGGGCCAGGGCACGGCGCTCTTGCCAAGCCCAGAACCCTTGCACGCTTCTGCCGAAGGCCTCTCGCTGGGCCTCGAGTTCAAAGGCCCGGCCCACCGGACGCATCACCACCCGGCCATCCGGGAGCCAGACCTCCATGAGCGGTTCGCCCGGGGCCAACTTGCGCACCGGGAAGCGAACCCCCAACCGGCGCTCGAGCCGGGTAAAAACCCCCTCCTCGTCGAAACCGGCCAGCAACGTAGCCCCCGCATCGAAGCGAAAGCCCCGATGCCAGAAGGTGCCCGCCGAGCCGCCGGGGTAGGTATGGTGCTCGAGCACGCTGACCTCGAGGCCCGCCTGCGCCAGCAAAGCGGCGGTGGTAAGCCCCCCCACCCCCGCGCCGATCACCACCACTTTCATCAAGGCTTATTCTGCGATTCCTGGCGACCAGAGACTTACGGGATGGTTACAGTCTCGAGCAGGTCTTGGATGGATACACACCTCGAGGCCAAAGTTGCACCCGCCGAGAAGCCCGATTCCAACGCGATGCTCACTTACAGGAGCATTGCCCCAACTCACAGCCAGGGCCATGGGCTTTCAGCTTTCAGCCCTGGGCTTTTAGCCAATCAAAAGCGTGGCTTTGCACGTGCATCCAACGGAGACCAAAACTCATCGCTTGAGTTCACGCACGTAAGCCAGCACCGTATCGGGGTCGCGGAAGGCATTCACGTTACGCCAGATGCGCTCGATGCGGCCTCTGGGGTTTACCAGAATGGTATCGCGGTTGTAGAAACCAAAAATCCCCCCTACCTTGAAGAGCCTTGCCAGGGTGCCGTCCCGGTCGGGGAGCATGGCCCCTTTGAGGGCCATCTGCTCGATGAAGGCGCACTGGTCGGCGGCGGGGTCGGCGCTCACCCCAAAAATTTCAACCCCAAGCTTGTCAAACTCGCCGTAGAGCTCGGCATAGCGCTTGCCCTGGGC encodes:
- a CDS encoding penicillin-binding transpeptidase domain-containing protein, whose amino-acid sequence is MNSRVWILLGLFYLLLLLFVGRLWQLQVLQYEQYATRSQGNYLRTETSLAPRGRILDRNGQVIATNRLAVDLIYLGGEVHFKERILALAGLKELPRVEREPVELMVNIPEALVPTLAELTAGEPNLKLLERIERVYPNPIAGPVIGYTALPSQEQLKEGYDPEELVGAAGLEAALEAQLKGIKGVVLAEVNARGQRVRFEELKEPQAGTDVYLTLDLNLQRAAEQALREGVEDINRIRLRYGLPLARQAKGAIVALDPRNGEVLAMATAPAFDPNLFGRRPRPNDKIRELFADKDRPTLNRAVNAYPPGSTYKLATSSLALESGYVSPGTAYRCSPYIVFGGIRRNWARVDMGMMTVKEAIAQSCNTWYYQVAMLDPIGMVNKLHKRALELGVGRPTGLEIGEQTGIVPTLQWKRQNIPKDPRWWPGETLSIAIGQGYNKATPVQIARMLATIAQSGNQPELHLVLRIGNQAIQRPNTQVPGKYWKELQDGLRKTVTWGTAKHVLGNFPVSTAGKTGTAQNETLTPGLEHAWYMGYGPVDPADPRPPLVVVAFFENGGEGSGVALPAVRKVMAAYWKVGQDFAAR
- the mreD gene encoding rod shape-determining protein MreD, translating into MRILLIVVLAFVLQGFVSGLLGDSFAPPDLIYLAALLLVASVSPFVGLPLAFILGLLQDLLSAGYPGLHAVGLLLAAYAYYRLSRLVHWDELAGQAVILGGSFVAKWLGILLVAFWLRLGAFNPLTLWSVIVPEMLLTLLLAPFAIQLSRQLFAVRSK
- the mreC gene encoding rod shape-determining protein MreC produces the protein MSDTVIRRALLFSLLLLGILLVTVTRQSAPTLPGEFAARTAPLFGFSFRLGQNARASLAAIFDRRDLRAEQRRMQAELQQLRQENQRLTLENRKLQATLRVQAVQGLGVAAVAPVIDDDASGLYRRLFLGAGSAQGLRVGMPVTTASGLVGVITEVTPNNAVVRTVLDPESRVGVRLAGAPGRGIAYGAPPRMLRVEIAPEASVKPGDKVVTGALLGLYPAGISVGTVEQVLPTSPGALKKVLLVRPAVQLSLLEEVQVLKPL
- a CDS encoding peroxiredoxin, producing the protein MKRLWFLLLLLAPVLALAPGDPVSLPKVQDSYGKPVDLAAVAREGKYLLFWFYPKASSPGCTAQGKRYAELYGEFDKLGVEIFGVSADPAADQCAFIEQMALKGAMLPDRDGTLARLFKVGGIFGFYNRDTILVNPRGRIERIWRNVNAFRDPDTVLAYVRELKR
- a CDS encoding NAD(P)/FAD-dependent oxidoreductase → MKVVVIGAGVGGLTTAALLAQAGLEVSVLEHHTYPGGSAGTFWHRGFRFDAGATLLAGFDEEGVFTRLERRLGVRFPVRKLAPGEPLMEVWLPDGRVVMRPVGRAFELEAQREAFGRSVQGFWAWQERRALALWKLAQGLPFPPADAQELRQLVRKGLPWALENLADLGGLLADLLRPTVAHAPADPIFRRFLDAQLLIASQTDARGTYALFGAAALDLPHRSPALPQGGMGAIAETLAEAVRMHGGRVLYRHRVERLRVRNGRVEAVEVALGGRRRGEREVLEADVFIANLTLGDLAALIPDGPQPPPPADGWGAFMLHAVVPEGMVPPGAPYRQWAGEGDWTFVSLADAGDPLRGPAGWRVLSASVHTRLAEWRGLSKEGYQAQKQAWQERVLRQVERQIPGIRESALLVLGGTPRTYHFYTRRQDGWVGGYPQKHPFRTPSPRTPFPNLWRVGETIFPGQSVPAVAMGGERVTALILARLGLANPSGPRNPAPLSSTPP